One stretch of Miscanthus floridulus cultivar M001 chromosome 18, ASM1932011v1, whole genome shotgun sequence DNA includes these proteins:
- the LOC136521687 gene encoding mitochondrial phosphate carrier protein 3, mitochondrial-like — protein sequence MMKFASFETIVELIYKNAVPVPKSECSKPFQLGISFAGGYIAGVFCAIVSHPADNLVSFLNNAKGATVGDAVKKLGLWGLFTRGLPLRIVMIGTLTGAQWGIYDAFKVMVGLPTTGGVTPAPAPAMEEAALKASA from the exons ATGATGAAGTTTGCTTCATTTGAGACCATTGTTGAACTTATCTACAAGAACGCTGTTCCTGTTCCAAAGTCAGAGTGTAGCAAACCTTTCCAATTGGGTATCAGCTTTGCCGGTGGCTACATTGCTGGTGTTTTCTGTGCCATTGTTTCTCACCCTGCTGATAACTTGGTCTCTTTCCTGAACAATGCCAAGGGTGCTACGGTTGGTGAT GCTGTTAAGAAGCTTGGCCTCTGGGGCCTCTTCACTCGTGGTCTTCCTCTTCGTATTGTGATGATCGGTACTCTTACTGGAGCCCAGTGGGGTATTTATGATGCATTCAAAGTCATGGTTGGACT GCCGACAACTGGAGGTGTCACGCCAGCACCAGCTCCTGCTATGGAGGAGGCTGCATTGAAGGCCAGTGCATGA